From Microbacterium invictum, the proteins below share one genomic window:
- the efp gene encoding elongation factor P, with the protein MASTADIRNGVVLKIDGQLWSVVEFQHVKPGKGGAFVRTKMKNVVTGKTVDRTYNAGTKIDIENVDRRDFSYLYNDGDNFVFMDLADYDQITVPAATVGDAANFMLENQQVQIALNNDTPLYVELPASVVLEITYTEPGLQGDRSSAGTKSATVETGYEIQVPLFLETGTKVKVDTRTGDYLGRVN; encoded by the coding sequence ATGGCATCCACCGCAGACATCAGGAACGGCGTCGTCCTCAAGATCGACGGACAGCTGTGGAGCGTGGTCGAGTTCCAGCACGTCAAGCCGGGCAAGGGCGGCGCGTTCGTGCGCACGAAGATGAAGAACGTCGTCACCGGCAAGACGGTCGATCGCACGTACAACGCCGGCACGAAGATCGACATCGAGAACGTCGACCGCCGCGATTTCAGCTACCTGTACAACGACGGCGACAACTTCGTGTTCATGGACCTGGCCGACTACGACCAGATCACCGTCCCGGCCGCCACGGTCGGCGACGCCGCGAACTTCATGCTCGAGAACCAGCAGGTTCAGATCGCACTGAACAACGACACGCCGCTGTACGTCGAGCTGCCGGCGTCGGTCGTGCTCGAGATCACCTACACCGAGCCGGGCCTGCAGGGCGACCGCTCGTCGGCCGGCACCAAGTCCGCCACGGTCGAGACAGGCTACGAGATCCAGGTGCCGCTGTTCCTCGAGACGGGCACCAAGGTCAAGGTCGACACCCGCACGGGCGACTACCTCGGCCGCGTGAACTGA
- the pyrR gene encoding bifunctional pyr operon transcriptional regulator/uracil phosphoribosyltransferase PyrR yields the protein MSTRTALPRVVLHSADIARALTRISHEILESNKGPENLVVLGIPTRGVTLAERIAALIGDIAGDPVPVGALDVTMYRDDLHRNPTRTPRPTQIPPDGIDGKTVVLVDDVLFSGRSIRAALDALQDIGRPAAVRLAILVDRGHRELPIRPDFVGKNLPSARDERVNVHLAEVDGVEEVTIAS from the coding sequence ATGAGCACGCGCACCGCGCTGCCCCGTGTCGTTCTGCACAGTGCCGACATAGCCCGGGCCCTGACTCGGATCTCGCACGAGATCCTCGAGTCCAACAAGGGCCCCGAGAACCTGGTCGTCCTCGGCATCCCGACCCGCGGCGTCACCCTCGCGGAGCGCATCGCTGCGCTGATCGGCGACATCGCGGGGGATCCGGTTCCCGTCGGCGCACTCGACGTGACGATGTACCGCGACGACCTGCACCGAAACCCCACCCGCACGCCGCGCCCGACGCAGATCCCGCCGGACGGCATCGACGGCAAGACCGTCGTGCTCGTCGACGACGTCCTGTTCTCGGGACGGTCCATCCGGGCGGCGCTCGACGCGCTGCAGGACATCGGCCGCCCCGCGGCGGTGCGTCTTGCGATACTCGTCGACCGCGGCCACCGCGAACTGCCGATCCGGCCCGACTTCGTCGGCAAGAACCTGCCCAGCGCCCGCGACGAACGCGTCAACGTCCACCTCGCCGAGGTCGACGGCGTCGAGGAGGTGACGATCGCATCATGA
- the carA gene encoding glutamine-hydrolyzing carbamoyl-phosphate synthase small subunit, whose translation MTFTLDPAVLVLEDGSRHTGRAYGARGTTLGEVVFATGMTGYQETLTDPSYAGQIVLQTAPHIGNTGMNSEDVESRRIWVAGYIVRDPSRIVSNWRSEESLDDALTRDGIVGISGIDTRAVTRVLRSAGSMRGGVFSGEAAGLDPEEQLRIVREAPQMAGQNLSAQVSVAQAEVTPATGERIGSLAVLDLGVKKATVDNLAARGFDVHVLPQDATIDDIRALDPVGVFYSNGPGDPAASDDHVALLRSVLDEKLPFFGICFGNQLLGRALGFGTYKLPFGHRGINQPVLDKQTGRVEITAHNHGFAVDAPTEGTVDSPAGYGRVEVSHVGLNDNVVEGLRALDLPAFSVQYHPEAAAGPHDANYLFDRFRDLVVTTIAAKAEGK comes from the coding sequence ATGACCTTCACTCTCGATCCCGCTGTCCTCGTCCTCGAGGACGGCAGCCGCCACACCGGACGCGCCTACGGCGCACGCGGCACCACGCTCGGCGAAGTCGTCTTCGCCACCGGCATGACCGGCTACCAGGAGACGCTCACCGACCCGTCCTACGCCGGCCAGATCGTGCTGCAGACCGCGCCGCACATCGGCAACACCGGCATGAACTCCGAGGACGTCGAGTCGCGCCGCATCTGGGTCGCCGGCTACATCGTCCGCGACCCCTCCCGCATCGTGTCGAACTGGCGCTCGGAGGAGTCGCTCGACGACGCCCTGACCCGCGACGGCATCGTCGGCATCAGCGGCATCGACACGCGCGCCGTGACCCGCGTACTGCGCTCGGCGGGCTCGATGCGCGGCGGCGTGTTCTCGGGCGAGGCGGCCGGCCTCGACCCCGAGGAGCAGCTGCGCATCGTCCGCGAGGCGCCGCAGATGGCCGGGCAGAATCTGTCGGCCCAGGTGTCGGTCGCCCAGGCCGAGGTGACCCCGGCGACGGGGGAGCGGATCGGCAGCCTGGCCGTCCTCGACCTGGGCGTCAAGAAGGCGACCGTCGACAATCTCGCCGCCCGCGGGTTCGACGTGCACGTCCTGCCGCAGGATGCCACCATCGACGACATCCGAGCCCTCGACCCGGTCGGGGTCTTCTACTCGAACGGTCCCGGCGACCCCGCCGCCAGCGACGACCACGTGGCGCTGCTGCGCTCGGTGCTCGACGAGAAGCTGCCGTTCTTCGGCATCTGCTTCGGCAACCAGCTGCTGGGCCGTGCCCTCGGCTTCGGCACCTACAAGCTGCCCTTCGGCCACCGCGGCATCAACCAGCCGGTGCTCGACAAGCAGACCGGCCGCGTCGAGATCACGGCGCACAACCACGGCTTCGCCGTCGACGCGCCCACCGAGGGCACCGTCGACAGCCCGGCCGGCTACGGCCGCGTCGAAGTCAGCCACGTCGGCCTCAACGACAACGTCGTGGAGGGCCTGCGCGCCCTCGACCTCCCGGCATTCTCGGTGCAGTACCACCCCGAGGCCGCAGCGGGACCCCACGACGCCAACTACCTGTTCGACCGTTTCCGCGACCTCGTCGTGACGACCATCGCCGCAAAGGCGGAGGGGAAGTAA
- a CDS encoding Rieske 2Fe-2S domain-containing protein produces the protein MRITGLGHAGMFIETAGGSILCDPVIGPTFFGSWFPFPDNRGLDWERFGNADFLYVSHRHRDHFDPALMHRFVPKDIKVLLPDYPTDDLERDLRGLGYENIIYTQAGVPLSFGDLTVMVTPLRAPSDGPIGDSSLSVDDGTASILNQNDSHPLDLEKLLSFSQPDAYFTQVSGAIWWPMVYDLPQDAKQNFAQLKRGAQNKRAMYYIEKVDAEHVFPMAGPPMFLREELFKYNGFGQDGDAIFTDQRQFLAHMKDLRPEQKGYEFVPGTVVELTGGEISVTQTLYTEAEIDHIFDEKWEYLAEQQGSRQDEVRAEEASRAPVLPPAEMLAELKAWWEPLLRRGRIFRNGVGGPVRMTIGELDLCIDFPKAKVREYAGEETAYWFTIPADLVSTNIRDHEIDWSNSIFLSMQFTAGRIGKFNEFIYTFFKCLSRDRIEYVENWYAEQSDVSEDIDLNDWTVQRRCPHLRADLSKTGKIENGVLTCSLHDWKWDLASGRCLTTQGHPIRASRSADDGITEAASVPAAV, from the coding sequence ATGCGGATCACAGGCCTGGGCCACGCCGGGATGTTCATCGAAACGGCGGGCGGCAGCATCCTTTGCGACCCGGTCATCGGCCCCACCTTCTTCGGGTCCTGGTTCCCCTTCCCCGACAACCGGGGCCTGGACTGGGAGCGCTTCGGCAACGCCGACTTCCTGTACGTGTCGCACCGGCACCGCGACCACTTCGATCCGGCTCTCATGCACCGCTTCGTCCCCAAGGACATCAAGGTGCTGCTGCCGGACTACCCGACCGACGACCTCGAGCGGGACCTGCGGGGACTCGGCTACGAGAACATCATCTACACGCAGGCGGGCGTCCCCCTGAGCTTCGGCGACCTCACGGTGATGGTCACCCCGCTGCGCGCCCCCAGCGACGGCCCCATCGGAGACTCGTCGCTGTCCGTCGATGACGGCACCGCCAGCATCCTGAACCAGAACGACTCGCACCCGCTCGACCTCGAGAAGCTGCTGTCGTTCTCCCAGCCCGACGCGTACTTCACCCAGGTCTCCGGCGCGATCTGGTGGCCGATGGTCTACGACCTGCCCCAGGATGCGAAGCAGAACTTCGCTCAGCTCAAGCGCGGCGCGCAGAACAAGCGCGCGATGTACTACATCGAGAAGGTCGACGCCGAGCACGTGTTCCCGATGGCGGGGCCGCCGATGTTCCTGCGCGAGGAGCTGTTCAAGTACAACGGGTTCGGGCAGGACGGCGACGCGATCTTCACCGACCAGCGCCAGTTCCTCGCGCACATGAAGGACCTCCGGCCCGAGCAGAAGGGGTACGAGTTCGTCCCCGGCACGGTCGTCGAACTGACCGGCGGCGAGATCTCGGTCACCCAGACCCTGTACACCGAGGCCGAGATCGACCACATCTTCGACGAGAAGTGGGAGTACCTCGCCGAGCAGCAGGGCAGCCGGCAGGACGAGGTCCGCGCCGAGGAGGCCTCGCGCGCACCCGTGCTGCCGCCCGCGGAGATGCTCGCCGAGCTCAAGGCCTGGTGGGAGCCGCTGCTGCGCCGTGGGCGCATCTTCCGCAACGGGGTCGGCGGCCCGGTGCGCATGACCATCGGCGAGCTCGACCTGTGCATCGACTTCCCCAAGGCGAAGGTGCGCGAGTACGCGGGAGAGGAGACCGCCTACTGGTTCACGATCCCCGCCGATCTCGTATCGACGAACATCCGCGACCACGAGATCGACTGGTCCAACTCGATCTTCCTGTCGATGCAGTTCACCGCCGGACGCATCGGCAAGTTCAACGAGTTCATCTACACGTTCTTCAAGTGCCTGTCGCGCGACCGCATCGAGTACGTCGAGAACTGGTACGCCGAGCAGTCCGATGTGTCGGAGGACATCGACCTGAACGACTGGACCGTGCAGCGCCGCTGCCCGCATCTGCGCGCCGACCTGTCCAAGACCGGGAAGATCGAGAACGGCGTCCTCACCTGCTCGCTGCACGACTGGAAGTGGGACCTCGCCAGTGGCAGGTGCCTCACGACGCAGGGCCACCCGATCCGGGCCTCGCGCAGCGCGGACGACGGCATCACCGAGGCCGCCTCGGTGCCCGCCGCCGTCTGA
- a CDS encoding aspartate carbamoyltransferase catalytic subunit translates to MRHLLDTKTLAREDALRILDVAEDMRDTQSREVKKLPTLRGKTVVNLFFEDSTRTRISFEAAAKRLSADVINFSAKGSSVSKGESLQDTAQTLQAMGADAVVIRHGASGAPHTLATSGWISAGVLNAGDGTHEHPTQALLDAFTIRRRLFADDSRGRDLTGVRVTIVGDVLHSRVARSNVWLLTTLGARVTLVAPPTLVPQDVSAWPVQVTYDLDEAISAGPDAIMMLRIQLERMNAAYFPTEREYSRRWGLDAGRMAALPDGSIVLHPGPMNRGLEISADAADSPRSTVLEQVANGVSVRMAALYLLLAGERDTSNAEEEAR, encoded by the coding sequence ATGAGGCACCTGCTCGACACCAAGACCCTCGCACGGGAGGACGCCCTGCGCATCCTCGACGTCGCCGAGGACATGCGCGACACGCAGAGCCGCGAGGTCAAGAAGCTGCCGACGCTGCGCGGCAAGACGGTCGTCAACCTGTTCTTCGAAGATTCCACCCGCACCCGCATCTCGTTCGAGGCGGCCGCCAAGCGACTGTCGGCCGATGTGATCAACTTCTCCGCCAAGGGCTCGTCGGTCTCGAAGGGCGAGTCACTGCAGGACACCGCGCAGACTCTGCAGGCGATGGGGGCCGACGCCGTGGTCATCCGCCACGGTGCCTCCGGCGCTCCGCACACGCTCGCCACGAGCGGATGGATCTCGGCCGGCGTCCTCAATGCCGGCGACGGCACGCACGAGCACCCCACACAGGCCCTCCTGGACGCCTTCACGATCCGCCGGCGCCTGTTCGCCGATGACAGCCGCGGCCGCGACCTGACCGGCGTGCGCGTCACCATCGTGGGCGACGTGCTGCACTCGCGGGTCGCGCGCTCCAACGTCTGGCTGCTGACGACACTGGGCGCGCGCGTCACGCTGGTGGCCCCGCCGACCCTGGTTCCGCAGGACGTGTCGGCCTGGCCGGTGCAGGTGACCTACGACCTGGACGAGGCGATCTCGGCCGGTCCCGACGCGATCATGATGCTCCGCATCCAGCTGGAACGCATGAATGCCGCCTATTTCCCCACTGAACGGGAGTATTCACGTCGCTGGGGTCTGGATGCCGGGCGGATGGCGGCGCTTCCGGACGGTAGCATTGTCCTGCACCCCGGGCCGATGAACCGCGGGTTGGAGATCTCCGCCGACGCCGCCGATTCCCCGCGGTCGACCGTGCTCGAGCAGGTCGCGAACGGCGTGTCGGTGCGCATGGCGGCCCTGTACCTGCTGCTGGCAGGCGAACGCGACACGAGCAACGCAGAGGAAGAAGCACGATGA
- the nusB gene encoding transcription antitermination factor NusB, with protein sequence MSARSKARKRALDILYQSDVRGDDLGTTLADEAKRAASEPAREASWLYAREIVDGVIDNRDEIDEQIITHARDWKIERMPAVDRAVLRIGVWEIVFNDEVPTAVAIDEAVELAKEFSTDDSGSFVHGVLARISRAQ encoded by the coding sequence GTGAGCGCACGCTCCAAGGCCCGCAAGCGCGCGCTCGACATCCTGTACCAGTCGGATGTCCGCGGCGACGACCTCGGCACCACTCTCGCCGACGAGGCCAAGCGCGCGGCGAGCGAGCCCGCCCGCGAAGCGTCGTGGCTGTACGCCCGTGAGATCGTCGACGGCGTCATCGACAACCGCGATGAGATCGACGAGCAGATCATCACCCACGCGCGCGACTGGAAGATCGAGCGGATGCCGGCCGTGGATCGCGCGGTCCTCCGCATCGGCGTGTGGGAGATCGTCTTCAACGACGAAGTGCCCACCGCGGTGGCGATCGACGAGGCCGTCGAGCTCGCGAAGGAGTTCTCCACCGACGACTCCGGCTCGTTCGTGCACGGCGTGCTGGCCCGCATCTCGCGCGCCCAGTGA
- a CDS encoding dihydroorotase — protein sequence MTQAILIRGAQLASGVTADLLLEDGRISETGSGLTRTGATVVDADGLIALPGLVDLHTHLREPGYEASETILSGSRAAAAGGYTTVFAMPNTSPVADTAGVVEQELALGEAAGYVHVQPIGAVTVGQKGERLAELGAMASSRARVRVFSDDGFCVFDPLIMRRALEYVKAFDGVIAQHAQDPRLTEGAQMNEGTVSAELGLAGWPAVAEESIIARDVLLAEHVGSRLHVCHLSTAGSVDIIRWAKKRGVNVTAEVTPHHLLLTEELVRGYDPRFKVNPPLRRDEDVLAVREGLADGTIDIVATDHAPHPAEAKSCEWQAAANGMVGLESALRVVQQAMVDTGLIGWDDVARVMSAAPARIGRLERAGTPLEVGAPASLTLYDPAPVRTFSRDDLRGRSQNSPYLGRELPGEVRWTFFGGRPTVADARIAEEARA from the coding sequence ATGACACAGGCCATCCTCATCCGCGGTGCACAGCTCGCCTCCGGAGTCACTGCCGATCTCCTCCTCGAAGACGGCCGCATCTCCGAGACGGGCAGCGGCCTGACCCGGACCGGCGCGACGGTCGTCGACGCCGACGGACTGATCGCGCTGCCCGGTCTCGTCGACCTGCACACGCACCTGCGCGAACCCGGCTACGAGGCATCCGAGACGATCCTCAGCGGCTCACGCGCCGCCGCCGCCGGCGGCTACACCACCGTGTTCGCGATGCCCAACACCTCGCCGGTGGCCGACACGGCCGGGGTCGTCGAGCAGGAGCTCGCGCTGGGCGAGGCCGCCGGATACGTCCACGTGCAGCCCATCGGCGCGGTCACCGTCGGGCAGAAGGGCGAGCGTCTGGCCGAACTCGGCGCCATGGCGTCGTCCCGCGCCCGCGTGCGGGTCTTCAGCGACGACGGCTTCTGCGTCTTCGACCCGCTCATCATGCGCCGGGCCCTCGAGTACGTGAAGGCATTCGACGGCGTCATCGCCCAGCACGCGCAGGACCCCCGGCTCACCGAGGGCGCCCAGATGAACGAGGGCACCGTGTCGGCCGAGCTGGGCCTGGCCGGCTGGCCCGCCGTCGCCGAGGAGTCGATCATCGCCCGCGACGTGCTGCTCGCCGAGCACGTCGGCTCCCGGCTGCATGTCTGCCACCTGTCCACCGCCGGGTCGGTCGACATCATCCGGTGGGCCAAGAAGCGCGGCGTGAACGTCACCGCAGAGGTCACCCCCCACCATCTGCTGCTCACCGAGGAGCTCGTGCGCGGGTACGACCCCCGGTTCAAGGTCAACCCGCCGCTGCGCCGCGACGAGGACGTCCTCGCGGTCCGCGAGGGGCTCGCCGACGGCACGATCGACATCGTCGCCACCGACCACGCCCCGCATCCGGCCGAGGCGAAGTCGTGCGAGTGGCAGGCGGCGGCGAACGGCATGGTGGGCCTCGAGTCGGCGCTCCGCGTCGTCCAGCAGGCGATGGTCGACACCGGCCTCATCGGCTGGGACGACGTGGCCCGGGTCATGTCGGCCGCCCCCGCCCGCATCGGCCGGCTCGAACGCGCCGGAACCCCGCTCGAGGTGGGCGCTCCGGCATCCCTCACCCTCTACGACCCGGCGCCGGTCCGCACGTTCTCGCGCGACGACCTGCGCGGGCGCAGCCAGAACTCGCCCTACCTCGGCCGTGAGCTGCCGGGTGAGGTGCGCTGGACATTCTTCGGCGGTCGCCCGACCGTCGCCGACGCCCGCATCGCCGAGGAGGCGCGCGCATGA
- a CDS encoding PH-like domain-containing protein, which translates to MTREVLLLIFIALTVVLIGLGIWAWLRRRRRDSGLPAPFAELPEGATTTAVFAGFYVATTRHGEPLERLAVRGLAFRSRVAITVTDIGVALDLTGQPRMFLPATQIRGVAQATVAIDRVVEKDGLVRLTWPAGDQLVDSYLRPQDDSARALADAITGILPISAPETTPTGTDA; encoded by the coding sequence ATGACCCGCGAAGTCCTTCTGCTCATCTTCATCGCCCTCACCGTGGTGCTGATCGGGCTGGGGATCTGGGCGTGGCTGCGACGACGACGCCGGGACAGCGGCCTGCCGGCACCGTTCGCGGAGCTCCCGGAGGGCGCGACCACGACGGCGGTCTTCGCGGGCTTCTACGTCGCCACCACCCGTCATGGCGAGCCGCTCGAGCGTCTCGCCGTCCGCGGGCTCGCGTTCCGCTCCCGCGTGGCGATCACCGTCACCGACATCGGGGTGGCGCTCGACCTCACCGGCCAGCCGCGCATGTTCCTGCCCGCGACGCAGATCCGCGGTGTCGCCCAGGCGACCGTCGCGATCGACCGCGTCGTCGAGAAGGACGGCCTGGTGCGCCTCACCTGGCCCGCCGGCGACCAGCTCGTGGACTCCTATCTGCGGCCGCAGGACGACTCGGCCCGCGCCCTGGCCGATGCGATCACCGGCATCCTCCCCATTTCTGCCCCCGAGACCACACCGACGGGAACCGACGCATGA
- a CDS encoding DEAD/DEAH box helicase, producing MDAVPAPRIDDQAIRDLTDDGAYGRGAAYARSGAVRHIAWDDQANTLTGLVAGSAAQLYRCTIRIDLTAEPPRIMSARCSCPMQASCKHTVATLLRSNAGGAASVIRSPETAPRPSPVTAPPRPPSWRDVLDPLRVPGAQPLALGLELRVRERAPHDPWGPQRLRTATARDLAGTPQLLVGMRPMARSTSTGAWVRSGVSWDSVRRDGRRFGDAQRRWFADLYGITRDVYGITRDEADWVTLDRVDSALLWPLLTAAAAHEIPLVSAGRRQEVALAGPAEIAVELAEASDGALRLTPRVTIAGEAADMAHVRAVGRTGVYLFETRGTGIHLTLAPVTLSETAHALLTASAEVTVPADEAGEFLREMYPRLARSGHVRPAPGLKLPPPEPTSLVVTVAFRPRDTIDYRLHWHRPGSGTASYDEADQSDTNETALRTGVQTAWARAAPLPFAAAATLAGVDAAEFAAHVLPALEDLDGVRLEVSGRRRTYRELTGDPRITVKTVESTDPDWFDLGVLVEIDGRRIPFTPLFTALATRRKKLLLSDGRFFSLAHPALDRLRELIDESNDLIEWEAGPKISRYQLPIWSDFEDLADEAEPAVNWRDTATALRTIDHIDPVPLPVGLHAELRPYQREGYDRLAFLWRHRLGGILADDMGLGKTLQILSLLARAREDGETRPFLVVAPTSVLSTWRDEAARFTPGLTVATIDATSAKRGRTVAATAASADIVVTSYTVLRLDEEEFAAVDWAVLVLDEAQFVKNANTKLHRAVAGLRTEVTIAVTGTPMENTLAELWALLSLTCPGLFPSARRFREEYIKPIEKGKVPENEEDGPYRARRLERLRRRIRPFMLRRTKDLVAKDLPPRQEQEVRVDLSPAHRTAYDTVLQRERQKVLGLLADLDRNRFIVFRSLTLLRMLALAPSLVDAGDPGIRSSKLDALTERLEELIAEGHRALVFSQFTSYLSLVQDALNARGIDYAYLDGSTRRRDEVIGGFRAGDAPVFLISLKSGGFGLTLTEADYVFLLDPWWNPATEAQAIDRTHRIGQDRPVNVYRLIAADTIEEKVVALQQRKARLFRAVLDDDDLFARSLTADDVRDLFDA from the coding sequence ATGGATGCCGTGCCGGCGCCCCGCATCGATGATCAGGCGATCCGCGACCTGACCGATGACGGAGCCTACGGTCGCGGGGCCGCCTACGCCCGCTCGGGCGCCGTGCGCCACATCGCCTGGGACGACCAGGCGAACACGCTGACCGGGCTGGTCGCCGGAAGCGCCGCGCAGCTGTACCGGTGCACGATCCGCATCGACCTCACCGCCGAGCCGCCACGCATCATGTCGGCCCGGTGCTCGTGCCCGATGCAGGCGAGCTGCAAGCACACCGTGGCCACCCTGCTGCGCAGCAACGCCGGCGGCGCGGCGTCCGTCATCCGCTCGCCCGAGACGGCGCCGCGTCCGAGCCCCGTGACCGCCCCGCCACGGCCACCGTCGTGGCGCGACGTGCTCGATCCGCTGCGCGTCCCGGGCGCTCAGCCGCTGGCGCTGGGTCTCGAACTGCGCGTGCGCGAACGTGCGCCCCACGATCCGTGGGGCCCGCAGCGCCTGCGCACCGCGACCGCGCGCGACCTCGCCGGCACGCCCCAGCTCCTGGTCGGGATGCGGCCCATGGCACGCAGCACGAGCACCGGCGCGTGGGTCCGCTCCGGGGTCTCGTGGGACAGCGTGCGCCGCGACGGCCGCCGCTTCGGAGACGCGCAGCGCCGATGGTTCGCCGACCTGTACGGCATCACCCGTGATGTGTACGGCATCACCCGCGACGAAGCGGACTGGGTCACCCTCGACCGGGTCGATTCGGCGCTGCTGTGGCCGCTGCTGACCGCCGCCGCCGCGCACGAGATCCCGCTCGTGAGCGCCGGCAGACGGCAGGAGGTCGCCCTGGCCGGACCGGCCGAGATCGCGGTGGAGCTGGCCGAGGCCTCCGACGGCGCCCTGCGACTCACGCCCCGGGTCACGATCGCGGGTGAGGCGGCCGACATGGCACACGTGCGCGCCGTCGGACGCACGGGCGTCTACCTGTTCGAGACACGCGGCACCGGCATCCATCTCACTCTCGCTCCGGTGACACTCAGCGAAACCGCCCACGCCCTGCTCACCGCGTCGGCAGAGGTCACCGTCCCCGCCGACGAGGCCGGCGAGTTCCTGCGCGAGATGTACCCGCGGCTGGCCCGCTCGGGGCATGTGCGGCCCGCGCCGGGGCTGAAGCTGCCGCCGCCCGAGCCGACGTCGCTCGTGGTCACCGTCGCGTTCCGGCCGCGTGACACCATCGACTACCGCCTGCACTGGCACCGGCCCGGATCGGGCACGGCGTCCTACGACGAAGCCGACCAGAGCGACACGAACGAGACGGCGCTGCGAACCGGCGTGCAGACCGCGTGGGCGAGGGCCGCGCCGCTGCCGTTCGCCGCCGCAGCGACCCTGGCGGGGGTGGATGCCGCGGAGTTCGCCGCGCACGTCCTTCCCGCCCTCGAGGATCTCGACGGCGTGCGGCTCGAGGTCTCGGGCCGGCGGCGCACGTACCGTGAGCTGACCGGCGATCCGCGGATCACCGTGAAGACCGTCGAGTCCACCGATCCGGACTGGTTCGACCTGGGCGTGCTCGTCGAGATCGACGGCCGCCGCATCCCGTTCACGCCGCTGTTCACGGCTCTCGCGACGCGGCGCAAGAAGCTGCTGCTGTCAGACGGACGCTTCTTCTCGCTGGCGCATCCCGCCCTCGACCGGCTGCGCGAGCTCATCGACGAGTCGAACGACCTCATCGAGTGGGAGGCCGGCCCGAAGATCAGCCGTTACCAGCTGCCGATCTGGTCGGACTTCGAAGACCTCGCCGACGAGGCCGAGCCGGCGGTGAACTGGCGCGACACCGCCACCGCGCTGCGCACCATCGACCACATCGATCCAGTCCCGCTTCCGGTGGGTCTGCACGCCGAACTGCGCCCCTACCAGCGCGAGGGCTACGACCGGCTGGCGTTCCTGTGGCGGCACCGGCTGGGCGGGATCCTCGCCGACGACATGGGGCTCGGCAAGACCCTGCAGATACTCTCGCTGCTGGCCCGGGCACGGGAGGACGGCGAGACGCGGCCGTTCCTCGTCGTCGCGCCGACCTCGGTGCTGTCGACCTGGCGCGACGAGGCAGCGCGCTTCACGCCGGGACTGACCGTCGCCACCATCGACGCCACGAGCGCGAAGCGCGGGCGCACGGTCGCGGCCACGGCGGCGAGCGCCGACATCGTCGTCACCTCGTACACCGTGCTGCGCCTCGACGAAGAGGAGTTCGCCGCCGTGGACTGGGCGGTGCTCGTGCTCGACGAGGCGCAGTTCGTCAAGAACGCGAACACCAAGCTCCACCGCGCCGTCGCCGGCCTGCGCACCGAGGTCACCATCGCGGTCACCGGCACGCCGATGGAGAACACCCTCGCCGAGCTGTGGGCACTGCTGTCGCTGACCTGCCCGGGACTGTTCCCGTCTGCGCGGCGCTTCCGCGAGGAGTACATCAAGCCGATCGAGAAGGGCAAGGTACCCGAGAACGAGGAGGACGGCCCGTATCGTGCCCGGCGCCTGGAGCGCCTGCGCCGGCGGATCCGCCCGTTCATGCTGCGGCGCACGAAGGACCTCGTCGCGAAGGACCTGCCGCCCCGTCAGGAGCAGGAGGTCCGCGTCGACCTCAGCCCCGCACACCGCACCGCATACGACACCGTCCTGCAGCGCGAACGGCAGAAGGTGCTGGGGCTGCTGGCCGACCTCGACCGCAACCGGTTCATCGTGTTCCGGTCGCTGACGCTGCTGCGCATGCTCGCGCTGGCCCCATCGCTGGTGGATGCCGGGGACCCCGGCATCCGCTCCAGCAAGCTCGATGCGCTCACCGAGAGACTCGAGGAGCTCATCGCCGAGGGGCACCGCGCACTCGTGTTCAGCCAGTTCACGTCATACCTGAGCCTCGTGCAGGACGCCCTCAACGCGCGGGGCATCGACTACGCCTACCTCGACGGCAGCACGCGCCGCCGCGACGAGGTGATCGGCGGGTTCCGCGCAGGCGACGCGCCGGTGTTCCTGATCAGCCTGAAATCGGGCGGATTCGGTCTCACGCTGACCGAGGCGGACTACGTGTTCCTGCTCGACCCGTGGTGGAACCCGGCCACCGAGGCCCAGGCGATCGACCGCACCCATCGGATCGGCCAGGATCGTCCCGTGAACGTCTACCGGCTCATCGCCGCCGACACGATCGAGGAGAAGGTCGTCGCCCTGCAGCAGCGCAAGGCTCGGCTGTTCCGGGCGGTGCTCGACGACGACGACCTGTTCGCCCGATCGCTCACCGCCGACGACGTCCGCGATCTCTTCGACGCCTGA